Part of the Pieris brassicae chromosome 5, ilPieBrab1.1, whole genome shotgun sequence genome is shown below.
taattttacttaaatgttagttaaagattttaattagtaatcaGTAAAATCAATCAACATAAAATTTCAGACTGGGGCGATATCTATATcatcattaaacaaatataatttacaatataaggATATGAAATATTGGGCAGCCTGGTTAACTGGGATCTGGAAAAGTAAGAAACCTCTATTGTTGAGAATTTCAATGAGGTTTGGGTTCTTTTTCATCAAATTACCTCTATTAATCAGACTTTTTGCAACCTGATTGAATGAGATTTGATTCTAGAAATTTTtcaattgtatattaaaacctGTATAATCAATAGGTGCCCTGTTTCTATCCCTTAAGATCCATATTAACCAGGATTTACTGTAATAGTGTGCTTAAAAATATCTCTACAATGCTGTAAATAAACTTACATTTAGTCATCATAGTAGCTCTCTCCTCTatatctgtaaaataaaataaatctatctaTAATATGTTTAGGCTTAGGTCTCATACATAAGTTTCAATGTGTAATATCTCAGATGTTACCAGACCATATTTTCACCATGGTTTAGTGAGACAGGGATAACTATAGTATTCATCATAAAGTGTaacatttagaaaaatatatatatatgtatattcaacATGTACTTACCATTTTAGAAAGTAACTTGATTGAGATCTAATACCACCACCTCTCACAGTGCATTATTTAAGTTCTGAAAAGACACATTCTGAATAtactttcttttaaaattaggtTTTTAGCTGTCAATTTACAGGTTTATCAGATATTACCAAACCATATTTTCCCCATGATTTTGTGAGACAGGGATAACTATGATAATCATCATTAAATACTGACATTTTcttaaagattatattataatacatacctTCATAGTATGTCTTCCTATGTCCATATGCTAATTCATATATCAAGTCAATGTCTTCTTGAGTGTTCTTAAATATCATACACAAAACATGACATGACATCTCTTGAAACTACAGCTTTAGTATTAGTGGCAAAATCTGTAACAAACATTTACTTAATGTTACTGTGTTTcaaaaaattgcaataataatgatttttttaaactttcagCTATTACCAAACCATATTCTCCCCACGATTTTGTGAGACAGGGATAACTATGATAATCatcattatacaatttattaaaaataaaaatagcattttACTAGAAACATCTGTTCTGCAGTggatatataaatagattccTGGCATAATGTTATTGAGAAACAATCATTACTTACTGTTTACATTGAGGGAGATACTTGTCTTGTCCACTTTGGGTGAAATGAACTTTGCACCTGGAAAAAacactgttttatttacacatataATGTTAGCTACATTAAAGCTATGCAAGTTCAAATTAAGatcagtttttaaatttcatcaaaGATCTATGATATATGCTTGTAAAACATCATGTCCATCCATTTAAATTGGGCTGTAagtataaataactatattttaatgtctacttacaaaattattataaagaaaaccaatatatatgtaaaaaacgTACCTTTTAAACATTTCCAGGATTGTTAAGTCTTGCAATGTTAGTCCCTGTAAAAagtaatactaattataattattttaccgaAACTCAAACATGTAAAtgatttttactatatatatatcaggCAAAATCAATCAACAGAATAAATTCAGACTGGGGCGATATCTATATCATCATAAAAAGTAGATAGCAAATGGAAtaagctttaaaaaaacaactcaCATTGTAACTGATCTATGGAAATACACAGGCCAATAATGAATGAAGTAGTGTTAAACAGGttctgtaataaaacattcatatattatttttaggctCTTGAGagatacacaaaataaaattttatataaaatcagtAAAAATCAATCAACATGAATATTAAGCCTGGGCAGATATCTTTatcatcatttatttataatcctaattattataatgaattaaaacagaaattgtgaaaaaattagaatgtacttggcttttaaatttacctttatttttaaaatttgtggtTTCTGTCATCAAATTGTACCATAATGAGTGTCAAATCtgtaaataaacacatttactATATAGGTTGATTTACATAGAATTGGAATAaagttactaaaaataaatatcagcTTTATCAATCAACAACGCAGTTCTGACTGGGGCGATATCAAAATCATCACATGGTTTGAATAATAGCAAATCATTTTGAACctacttacattttaaatatgatttgtttatgttttctaTCAGTACTCCTTTTTTTCAGCCTGATGGATACctaaaatttttttattgttatagttgtttaataaaaacatacataaatttagatattaagaaaatattatcagAAAAATCAATCAACAACTTTATTCAGACTGGGGCGATAACGGAATCATCacaaaaattgaatttgaataacTAAGAAAATTACACTGAATATTACTTACCAGTAATATTTAGCCCAGTGAGGTGTAAACGgcttgtctataaaaaaatatattatctataattacAGTTGTTCTGCTGAATTTATATGTGGATAGTTGCATGCAAGTGCTGATTGTCACAAAAACCCCTTAGATATGAAACTAATTTTTAGTTACATATCTTACACGGATTGTACTAATGTTCCTAACCAGAGTCAAGTCTGCCAGAATTAGCTGTACACACATCGGCTTTGGTAGGGTACTAAAAAATGGACTACATTCCtacatatttaacattaaagtttgtagtttttattcaaatcttTGGAAATTTGGATCAGTTTGTGTCTAtgcatattaaatacattaaaaaaggtAATTCTTACCTCATTTGGGATCACCAGCTGAGAGTCTTGTTGAATCCAGAGCAGTCATCTGcaatagaaaataatgcttaaaaatattatcattgtaCTTTTGTTCAAaaggtttaaatattataatgtctGTTAGAGTCATCCCTTGGAAATACAGCTATTAGCAACTGTATATCTTACACggactaattatttatgttcctATCCAGAGTCAAGTATGCCAGTAATTTCTGTGCACACATCGGCTTTGGTAGGGTAACTAATGCATTGGTTTACAATGGTTATACAAGACTTCTAGTAACTCAACTGTTTAAATATAGGCAGGTACATTTGTCAAATACaatggatttttaaaaatacagaactaaattattaattacaggttattaatttgaatactcacttgaaaaacaattttatatattcagaccataatttaagattatctgtaaaagaaattataaattaatattcgagagaaataatatctaaactcagtaaaatatttatgtcatCAGATGATATTGGTATGTTTgaaatcatttaatttcataCGAACGagactataataaaaatcatcatttgaactttttaaaatttagtttctaCAGCAGTTTAAGTTTAGTTATGTATAATGCTTCAATTGTTACTTACAATATTACTCTGCAAATCTTGATGATTGTGGTTTGAGTCTGTAAATAGACACATAAACATTAGTGCTTTCTTAAATAtcagtatattattaaataatgaatgagTTTCAGAATGGTGGTAAAGATTAGAATCACTTATTTCATACGAACGAGACTATATGCAACATCATAAAGTTAACGCAAATTCATACCACAAGATACcattaagataataaaacaaacataccTTATAAAAGCTGCTGTGTCAACCAATCTACGtcacctaaaaaaaaaaaaatttgagtAAACTAAACAATGTTGACcagaataatgtaaaaatcaCTTACCTTACAGAATAAAAGGTAACTATAGTTTAGATTGAGATAAGAAGACAGTAAATCAGCTTAATGTAActctttattttgtatatgtcCTGCACTTAACACATGTTATTTAGCTCACAAAACTAGAATTACTTCTTTGCTGGTTTAGCAGGTGCCTTCTTCGTACGGGGCTTTCTTTCAGCTGATTTGGGGACATTCCTCTTTCCAAAAGCACCACTTCGTGCTGCTTTAGTTTTAAGGCTTTTGAAGACCGCTGTTCTTGCACGGTTACGCTTAACTCTCGCTGAAGTAAGTTTAAACCTGTCGTAGTCAGTCATTTGCGCTCgcttttgtttgtttgcaAGCTTTTGGGCCCATTGGCTTGCATCCCATTTTTCGTTAAGTTTAGCGTCTGTCCATGCTTTTCTTACGACACGTGTGGGGGCTGTGAAGGGGTAACTGAGACGGAATTTTGTAAGATGTAATTGATTAAGCCGAATCTTCTGACGGGCGACACCGCTGCCGGGGCCATCAACCAACACACGAGTCTGATCTATGACATCAACAATGCTGACAAGTTTTCCTTTTAAGGATCCATTTGCTACCAGGGCAACTCGCCCTGGTTCCACATAACGCGCGAACGGCATGACGTCctgaaaaaatatagaatttctACTTACAAGAATAATGCTGAGACCGAAGAAAAACAGAACATTAATAGAGAAACCAACAAAGATTAAAAGTGTTAGATAACGAATGCATAAAAGAAGGTGTTAATATAGACACGTATTCACAagattttaacatttaattttaagaatttctcagagaaaatatgattaaaatagatttaaaaataagctaACCTCTAAACGTCTTCACAAACACGAAACACTAATGTAAAAGACTTTGACAATCAGCGTTCGAATTGTCAGTGATAGCGTCGGTGCCCAGTGATGCCAACTCCTACAAAATA
Proteins encoded:
- the LOC123709809 gene encoding 60S ribosomal protein L14 — translated: MPFARYVEPGRVALVANGSLKGKLVSIVDVIDQTRVLVDGPGSGVARQKIRLNQLHLTKFRLSYPFTAPTRVVRKAWTDAKLNEKWDASQWAQKLANKQKRAQMTDYDRFKLTSARVKRNRARTAVFKSLKTKAARSGAFGKRNVPKSAERKPRTKKAPAKPAKK